One segment of Rissa tridactyla isolate bRisTri1 chromosome 17, bRisTri1.patW.cur.20221130, whole genome shotgun sequence DNA contains the following:
- the LOC128918645 gene encoding translation initiation factor IF-2-like, giving the protein MPCRSACPASARARAGRGGPACRRGPGRAGSPQPPSPACGQLGAGPVRGKVPARPAPAATPLRSSRPGSGPAALLRGGERHVPGGAFADPGRAGPGRRRAFGGRPYLRFSSHPPLLPYPSAALRPPDPSAGSRPPLPPSLPLPAGRGAVLPPLLFPRVCPECIVPGVGLLSPSAQEGVSPHAPPGLPAAAVPDSACPGRRGGERRGPGRASPHSLGPAGTAWAFSRPAPTITTHAQFLLLGPAAELPERFPSPFPHPSIPELHRHPPPSPPLPPSSSVLSCYKLLGAGSVRASICTVCSVGSMTPKKLVTERK; this is encoded by the coding sequence ATGCCCTGCCGCTCCGCCTGTCCCGCTTCGGCCCGAGCTAGAGCGGGGCGCGGCGGCCCGGCCTGCCGGCGAGGCCCCGGGCGGGCTGGGTCGCCTCAGCCGCCGAGCCCGGCCTGCGGGCAGCTCGGTGCCGGCCCGGTTCGGGGCAAAGTCCCAGCGCGGCCCGCTCCTGCCGCCACTCCCCTCCGCTCCTCCCGGCCCGGTTCCGGCCCAGCTGCGCTGCTGCGAGGCGGGGAGCGGCACGTACCCGGCGGAGCCTTCGCTGatcccggccgggccgggccgggccgccgccgcgcttTCGGGGGGCGTCCGTACCTCCGGTTCTCCTCACACCCGCCCCTCCTGCCGTATCCTtccgccgcgctccgcccgccCGACCCCTCCGCCGGCAGCAGGccgcccctccctccctccctcccactgccGGCCGGCCGCGGGGCGGTGCTGCCGCCTCTCCTCTTCCCCCGGGTGTGCCCTGAGTGTATAGTGCCGGGGGTCGGTCTGCTCTCCCCTTCGGCGCAGGAGGGGGTTTCCCCTCACGCCCCCCCCGGGCTCCCGGCGGCTGCCGTGCCGGACTCGGCCTGCCCCGGCCGCCGggggggggagaggcgggggcCAGGCCGGGCTTCCCCGCACTCGCTGGGCCCAGCCGGGACAGCCTGGGCCTTCTCCAGGCCGGCTCCTACCATCACAACTCATGCACAGTTCCTCCTCCTCGGGCCTGCCGCGGAACTGCCGGAAAggtttccctctccctttccccatccctccatcccggAGCTCCATCGCcatcctcccccttctccccccttacCCCCCAGCTCCTCTGTTTTGTCTTGTTACAAGCTTTTAGGGGCAGGGAGTGTCCGTGCCTCCATCTGCACAGTATGCAGCGTGGGAAGTATGACACCGAAGAAACttgtaacagaaagaaaataa